Proteins found in one Limanda limanda chromosome 18, fLimLim1.1, whole genome shotgun sequence genomic segment:
- the rsph9 gene encoding radial spoke head protein 9 homolog isoform X2 — protein sequence MDSQSLYFSLELVAGSGDTLNVEQRAALQTSLVILQKNYKFQRVLLWGKVLGLKADYFIAQGRGEDEMKDRKNLYSLNCVDWFLLPPATGPLIDQVSSAAKGRFTGDPSHVYENREMRRRGEGDEEEEVTKVNEEIRLAVTVHHIREEVSVVPRGAFVKNPHGLVQINRSFGGLSHSEAGKLDSFLHFSEPKKLKKKSILETSQLNPAIDFLNVLSDDIPKGSWSLQFECGSKVCVLRSLLWLGLTFYHVPMTPQHGYIYIGDGAKNLDLAFML from the exons ATGGATTCCCAGTCGCTGTACTTTTCCCTGGAACTCGTCGCCGGAAGCGGGGACACTCTGAACGTCGAGCAGAGAGCCGCACTGCAGACTTCCCTGGTGATTCTGCAGAAAAACTACAAGTTCCAGCGAGTCCTGCTCTGGGGCAAAGTGCTGGGGTTGAAGGCGGATTACTTTATTGcacaggggagaggagaggatgagatgaAGGATAGGAAGAATCTGTATAG CTTGAACTGTGTGGACTGGTTCCTGCTGCCCCCTGCCACAGGCCCTTTAATCGACCAAGTGTCCAGCGCTGCCAAGGGTCGCTTCACAGGAGACCCCTCACATGTGTACGAGAATCGGGAAATGCGCAGgcgaggagaaggagatgaagaagaggaggtc ACCAAAGTGAATGAGGAGATCAGGCTGGCAGTGACAGTTCATCACATCAGAGAGGAAGTGTCTGTGGTACCACGAGGTGCATTCGTCAAGAATCCACACGGCCTCGTCCAGATCAACCGCAGCTTTGGCG GTCTGTCTCACTCTGAAGCAGGAAAGCTCGACAGTTTCCTGCACTTCAGCGAACcaaagaagctgaagaagaagagcatCCTAGAGACGAGTCAACTCAACCCAGCTATTGACTTCCTGAATGTGCTGAGTGATGACATTCCTAAAG GATCATGGAGTCTCCAGTTTGAATGTGGCAGCAAAGTGTGCGTGCTTCGCAGCCTGTTGTGGCTCGGCCTGACCTTCTACCACGTGCCAATGACGCCACAGCACGGATACATCTACATCGGTGATGGGGCCAAGAATTTGGACCTCGCCTTCATGCTGTAA
- the rsph9 gene encoding radial spoke head protein 9 homolog isoform X1: MDSQSLYFSLELVAGSGDTLNVEQRAALQTSLVILQKNYKFQRVLLWGKVLGLKADYFIAQGRGEDEMKDRKNLYSLNCVDWFLLPPATGPLIDQVSSAAKGRFTGDPSHVYENREMRRRGEGDEEEEVVTKVNEEIRLAVTVHHIREEVSVVPRGAFVKNPHGLVQINRSFGGLSHSEAGKLDSFLHFSEPKKLKKKSILETSQLNPAIDFLNVLSDDIPKGSWSLQFECGSKVCVLRSLLWLGLTFYHVPMTPQHGYIYIGDGAKNLDLAFML; this comes from the exons ATGGATTCCCAGTCGCTGTACTTTTCCCTGGAACTCGTCGCCGGAAGCGGGGACACTCTGAACGTCGAGCAGAGAGCCGCACTGCAGACTTCCCTGGTGATTCTGCAGAAAAACTACAAGTTCCAGCGAGTCCTGCTCTGGGGCAAAGTGCTGGGGTTGAAGGCGGATTACTTTATTGcacaggggagaggagaggatgagatgaAGGATAGGAAGAATCTGTATAG CTTGAACTGTGTGGACTGGTTCCTGCTGCCCCCTGCCACAGGCCCTTTAATCGACCAAGTGTCCAGCGCTGCCAAGGGTCGCTTCACAGGAGACCCCTCACATGTGTACGAGAATCGGGAAATGCGCAGgcgaggagaaggagatgaagaagaggaggtcgTG ACCAAAGTGAATGAGGAGATCAGGCTGGCAGTGACAGTTCATCACATCAGAGAGGAAGTGTCTGTGGTACCACGAGGTGCATTCGTCAAGAATCCACACGGCCTCGTCCAGATCAACCGCAGCTTTGGCG GTCTGTCTCACTCTGAAGCAGGAAAGCTCGACAGTTTCCTGCACTTCAGCGAACcaaagaagctgaagaagaagagcatCCTAGAGACGAGTCAACTCAACCCAGCTATTGACTTCCTGAATGTGCTGAGTGATGACATTCCTAAAG GATCATGGAGTCTCCAGTTTGAATGTGGCAGCAAAGTGTGCGTGCTTCGCAGCCTGTTGTGGCTCGGCCTGACCTTCTACCACGTGCCAATGACGCCACAGCACGGATACATCTACATCGGTGATGGGGCCAAGAATTTGGACCTCGCCTTCATGCTGTAA
- the rsph9 gene encoding radial spoke head protein 9 homolog isoform X3 — protein MDSQSLYFSLELVAGSGDTLNVEQRAALQTSLVILQKNYKFQRVLLWGKVLGLKADYFIAQGRGEDEMKDRKNLYSLNCVDWFLLPPATGPLIDQVSSAAKGRFTGDPSHVYENREMRRRGEGDEEEEVVVKEVSVVPRGAFVKNPHGLVQINRSFGGLSHSEAGKLDSFLHFSEPKKLKKKSILETSQLNPAIDFLNVLSDDIPKGSWSLQFECGSKVCVLRSLLWLGLTFYHVPMTPQHGYIYIGDGAKNLDLAFML, from the exons ATGGATTCCCAGTCGCTGTACTTTTCCCTGGAACTCGTCGCCGGAAGCGGGGACACTCTGAACGTCGAGCAGAGAGCCGCACTGCAGACTTCCCTGGTGATTCTGCAGAAAAACTACAAGTTCCAGCGAGTCCTGCTCTGGGGCAAAGTGCTGGGGTTGAAGGCGGATTACTTTATTGcacaggggagaggagaggatgagatgaAGGATAGGAAGAATCTGTATAG CTTGAACTGTGTGGACTGGTTCCTGCTGCCCCCTGCCACAGGCCCTTTAATCGACCAAGTGTCCAGCGCTGCCAAGGGTCGCTTCACAGGAGACCCCTCACATGTGTACGAGAATCGGGAAATGCGCAGgcgaggagaaggagatgaagaagaggaggtcgTGGTGA AGGAAGTGTCTGTGGTACCACGAGGTGCATTCGTCAAGAATCCACACGGCCTCGTCCAGATCAACCGCAGCTTTGGCG GTCTGTCTCACTCTGAAGCAGGAAAGCTCGACAGTTTCCTGCACTTCAGCGAACcaaagaagctgaagaagaagagcatCCTAGAGACGAGTCAACTCAACCCAGCTATTGACTTCCTGAATGTGCTGAGTGATGACATTCCTAAAG GATCATGGAGTCTCCAGTTTGAATGTGGCAGCAAAGTGTGCGTGCTTCGCAGCCTGTTGTGGCTCGGCCTGACCTTCTACCACGTGCCAATGACGCCACAGCACGGATACATCTACATCGGTGATGGGGCCAAGAATTTGGACCTCGCCTTCATGCTGTAA
- the LOC133024893 gene encoding CSC1-like protein 1, which yields MVADNERDEQIKAKSGQDAVHYLSLQRHLIFLLSIKSVISLAVIMPINWSGFLLSQNSLLWVHPVFAVVYLILTVFVLINHTRQIKDRSKETTRNTLMYCSVPKTAAEEEIKEHFTEAYPNCEVTAVTLGFDVTNISNLDQERIESGEHLRYYELVLEKTGKSKKIHPLVCSHLFCCCELELVDAIEFYANKEQDLLQKMRDQLEKKQPLPLGMAFVTFKTNAMAKLVLKDFNAVKCHKFGCGRSPKSSSKSEGLKVKNWTAELASFARSIKWKNLAVKGFKWWGKFLLVNLALFALVTFLTTPAMMVNTLDRFNVTAPITNLMVPIFSQFFPTLLLLVCSSLLPAIVSHSTDLESRWSSSSEQLSTMRKLYFFLIFMVLILPSLGLTSIAGLFQWMFQRLIHGVGTVRFACVFLPDHAVFVVNYVITAGFMGSALILLRLPELLLYIIRLVFARSAAERKYVTQSQAYESDYGAMYGWTLCVFTICVAYSLICPIITPCGLLFVVIRHFVDKHNLYFAYLPNSLDSHVHVAAIDMVLVAPIIGLMWLYFYFFDTAGFLSSIAMFTLVFLSIVVVVCITHKFFGSFKYLSPQNYKVKEEDKEEVAEEEQEG from the exons ATGGTTGCAGACAACGAACG tgatgAACAAATAAAAGCCAAAAGTGGCCAGGATGCTGTTCACTACTTATCCCTTCAGCGTCATCTGATCTTCTTGCTGTCGATCAAAAGTGTCATCTCCCTGGCAGTCATAATGCCTATCAACTGGAGTGGATTCTTACTAAGTCA AAACAGCCTGTTATGGGTGCACCCAGTGTTTGCTGTTGTCTATCTGATCCTGACAGTTTTTGTTCTGATAAATCACACACGtcaaataaaagacagaagCAAGGAGACG ACCAGAAACACCTTGATGTATTGTTCAGTTCctaaaacagcagcagaagaagaaataaaggaaCATTTCAC AGAGGCGTACCCGAACTGCGAAGTTACAGCTGTGACCTTGGGCTTTGACGTGACCAATATTTCAAATCTTGATCAGGAAAG GATTGAATCAGGAGAACATTTACGCTACTACGAGCTTGTCCtagagaaaacaggaaaatcaAAGAAGATCCACCCTCTTGTGTGTAGCCACCTCTTTTGCTGTTGCGAATTGGAGTTG GTTGATGCCATCGAGTTCTACGCAAATAAAGAACAAGACCTGCTACAAAAGATGAGGGATCAGCTGGAAAAGAAACAACCACTTCCCCTAGGGATGGCCTTTGTGACCTTTAAGACCAATGCCATGGCCAAGTT AGTTCTGAAAGACTTCAACGCTGTCAAGTGTCATAAATTCGGCTGCGGAAGGAGTCCCAAGTCTTCATCCAAAAGCGAAGGTCTGAAAGTGAAGAATTGGACAGCCGAATTAGCATCTTTTGCCAGATCTATCAAGTG GAAGAATCTGGCAGTTAAGGGTTTCAAATGGTGGGGTAAATTTCTTCTCGTCAATTTGGCTCTCTTTGCCCTGGTCACATTCCTCACGACACCAGCCATGATGGTGAACACCTTGGACAGGTTCAACGTGACAGCACCCATTACCAACCTCATG GTTCCCATTTTCAGTCAGTTCTTCCCCACTCTACTGCTGTTGGTGTGTTCCTCATTGCTTCCTGCCATAGTTTCACATTCTACAGATTTGGAATCACGCTGGAGCAG TTCCAGCGAGCAGCTGAGCACGATGCGGAAGCTCTACTTTTTCTTGATCTTCATGGTGCTCATCCTCCCCTCACTAGGACTCACCAG TATCGCAGGCTTATTCCAATGGATGTTTCAACGCTTGATCCACGGCGTAGGGACAGTGAGGTTTGC GTGTGTGTTCCTGCCGGACCACGCAGTGTTTGTTGTCAACTATGTGATCACAGCGGGTTTCATGGGCTCTGCGCTGATTTTGCTGCGGTTGCCAGAGTTACTGCTTTACATCATTCGTTTGGTATTTGCACGCTCTGCAGCTGAAAGGAAATACGTCACACAG AGCCAGGCCTACGAATCTGATTATGGAGCCATGTATGGCTGGACCCTCTGTGTGTTCACCATTTGCGTGGCTTACAGTTTAATTTGTCCCATAATTACGCCTTGTG GTCTTCTATTCGTGGTGATAAGGCACTTTGTGGACAAACACAACCTGTACTTTGCCTACCTTCCCAACTCCCTTGATAGCCATGTCCACGTGGCAGCTATCGATATGGTCTTGGTGGCACCCATCATCGGCCTGATGTGGCTATACTTCTACTTTTTCGACACAGCAG GTTTCTTGAGCTCCATAGCAATGTTCACCCTGGTGTTTCTATCGATCGTTGTCGTCGTCTGCATCACACACAAGTTCTTTGGCAGTTTCAAATACCTCAGCCCACAAAACTATAAG GTGAAAgaagaggacaaggaggaggtaGCTGAGGAAGAACAAGAG GGCTGA
- the tmem63a gene encoding CSC1-like protein 1, giving the protein MGSLWGSDPNVGASSIFLDNSTCYRDTNNTVLSGVPFGGVPVVLLLDFSVFLVLLIIFSIIRRKFGDYGRLALVADKEGLTKGRQSRKRHTSSFASTDDAFEYEQGFCSWLPYIISMNDDKVKSKSGPDAVHYLSFQRHLIFLLSTMTVISLSVILPINLTGDLQGHEPKNFGRTTIGNLSNGNNLLWAHTVVAVVYLILTVLLLRRHTSQVRDISREMTRNTLFVQSVPKTAKAEDVNAHFTEAYPTCEVFAVTLGYDVTKLMSLDQERIRAGKNLRYYERVLEKTGQHELINPRLCGQLCSCCNSEKVDAIAFYSSKEKDLLVKMREQAELAPTHPLGMAFVTLQTEGMAKFILKDFNALKCVGTTFCCGSEQQPSAYSELLKVSRWKVSFAPHPNNLYWENLSVKGVYWFGRFMIINLCLFTGLTFLTTPTIIMNTFDKFNVTKPISYLNSPIISQFVPTLLLSTFSALLPTVVYYSTLGEAHWSRSSEQLSMMRKLYIFLLFMVLILPSLGLTSLAVFFRWLFDQAFLIEGTLRFECVFLPDQGAFFVNYVIAAAFVGSGMELLRLPGLLLYIIRLGFARSAAERKYVKQSQAYEFEYGAMYGWTLCVFTVVVAYSVICPIITPFGLLYMLLKHMVDKHNLYFVYLPARLDRRVHLGAVTKAMAAPILCLIWLYFFSVLRTGFWTSTSLFTLVVLFITVFICISYTCFGCFKYLSPHNYTGKEEDEEEVDDENAQLQVYLPRVLNPESPVSTLQGSKHQSYGATDSSLTSSLSPVEGSLSTDPVHLIIDHKSQDFHDS; this is encoded by the exons ATGGGGTCCCTGTGGGGGTCGGATCCAAATGTTGGCGCTTCCTCTATCTTCCTGGACAATAGCACCTgctacagagacacaaacaacaccGTTCTCAGTGGAGTCCCATTTGGAGGAGTGCCGGTCGTGCTATTGCTggatttttctgtctttctg GTCCTGCTGATCATCTTCTCGATTATCAGGAGGAAGTTTGGGGACTATGGGCGATTAGCTCTGGTCGCAGACAAAGAAGG GCTCACCAAGGGAAGGCAGAGTCGCAAAAGACACACATCATCATTTGCATCTACTGACGATGCCTTTGAATATGAACAG GGATTCTGCTCTTGGCTTCCTTACATCATCAGTATGAA tgatgACAAAGTGAAATCCAAAAGTGGCCCAGACGCTGTTCACTACTTATCCTTTCAGCGCCATCTGATCTTCCTGCTGTCCACCATGACTGTCATCTCCCTGTCAGTCATACTGCCTATCAACCTGACTGGAGACCTACAAG GCCATGAGCCCAAGAATTTTGGAAGGACAACTATTGGAAATCTTTCAAATGG AAACAACCTGCTATGGGCACACACAGTGGTTGCAGTTGTCTATTTGATCCTGACAGTTTTACTGCTGCGACGTCACACATCTCAAGTACGAGACATAAGCAGAGAGATG ACCAGAAACACCTTGTTTGTGCAATCGGTTCCTAAAACAGCGAAAGCAGAAGATGTAAATGCCCATTTCAC AGAGGCGTACCCGACCTGCGAAGTGTTTGCTGTGACCTTGGGCTATGACGTGACCAAGCTCATGAGCCTTGATCAGGAGAG GATCCGAGCAGGAAAAAACCTGCGCTACTATGAGCGTGTCCTAGAGAAAACAGGACAACATGAGTTGATTAACCCTCGTTTGTGTGGACAACTCTGTTCCTGCTGCAACTCTGAGAAG GTTGATGCCATTGCGTTCTACAGTAGTAAAGAAAAAGACCTTCTTGTAAAGATGAGGGAGCAGGCGGAACTGGCACCAACGCACCCCCTGGGGATGGCCTTTGTGACCTTGCAGACGGAGGGCATGGCCAAGTT CATTCTGAAAGACTTCAACGCTCTCAAGTGTGTTGGCACAACGTTCTGTTGTGGGAGTGAGCAGCAGCCTTCGGCCTATAGTGAACTTCTGAAAGTAAGCAGGTGGAAAGTCAGCTTTGCACCTCATCCCAATAATCTCTACTG GGAGAATCTGTCCGTGAAGGGTGTTTACTGGTTCGGGCGCTTCATGATAATCAACCTGTGCCTCTTCACCGGGCTCACCTTCCTCACGACTCCCACCATCATTATGAACACCTTCGACAAGTTCAATGTGACAAAACCCATCTCCTATCTCAAC AGCCCCATTATCAGTCAGTTCGTCCCCACTCTGCTGCTGTCGACCTTCTCTGCATTGCTGCCCACCGTAGTCTACTATTCCACTCTAGGAGAAGCACACTGGAGCAG GTCCAGTGAGCAGCTGAGCATGATGCGTAAACTCTACATATTCCTGCTCTTCATGGTGCTCATCCTCCCCTCACTAGGACTCACCAG tctcGCAGTTTTTTTCCGCTGGCTGTTTGATCAAGCGTTCCTCATCGAAGGGACACTGAGGTTTGA gtgtgtgtttcTACCTGACCAAGGGGCGTTTTTTGTCAACTATGTGATCGCAGCAGCTTTCGTGGGCTCTGGGATGGAACTGCTGCGGTTGCCAGGGTTACTGCTTTACATCATCCGTTTGGGATTCGCACGCTCGGCCGCTGAAAGGAAATATGTCAAACAG AGCCAGGCCTACGAATTTGAATATGGAGCGATGTATGGCTGGACCCTCTGTGTGTTCACCGTTGTTGTGGCTTACAGCGTCATTTGTCCCATCATTACACCTTTTG GTCTACTCTACATGCTGCTGAAGCACATGGTGGACAAACACAACCTGTACTTTGTCTACCTGCCTGCCCGCCTAGACCGCCGTGTCCACCTGGGAGCCGTCACTAAAGCTATGGCCGCGCCCATCCTCTGCCTGATATGGCTTTACTTCTTCTCTGTCTTGAGAACAG GCTTCTGGACTTCCACATCTCTTTTCACACTGGTGGTTCTGTTTATCACCGTCTTCATCTGCATCAGCTACACGTGCTTCGGCTGTTTCAAATACCTCAGCCCTCACAACTATACG GGGaaagaagaggacgaggaagaagTGGATGACGAAAATGCTCAG TTACAGGTCTACCTTCCCAGAGTGCTTAATCCCGAATCACCTGTCAGCACCTTACAGGGGTCCAAACATCAGTCTTATGGAGCCACAGACAGCAGCCTGACCAGCAGCTTGAGTCCAGTAGAGGGAAGCCTGTCAACCGATCCAGTGCATTTAATCATAGATCATAAGAGTCAAGATTTCCACGACTCCTGA